In the genome of Aspergillus flavus chromosome 8, complete sequence, one region contains:
- a CDS encoding CipC-like antibiotic stress responsive protein, translated as MGFFDNDHENAQHHKEVYQKEGHEGHWSHDAIGGAAAYEAMKAFNDHQAKNGKPQDHAQAKQIAAGLATAAVTHLFETKGLNFIDREKAEYRAKKDAEEAIDRHYQG; from the exons ATGGGTTTCTTTG ACAACGACCACGAGAACGCCCAACACCACAAGGAGGTCTACCAGAAAGAAGGCCATGAGGGACACTGGTCCCACGACGCCATCGGCGGTGCCGCTGCCTACGAGGCCATGAAGGCCTTCAACGACCACCAGGCAAAGAACG GAAAGCCCCAGGACCATGCCCAGGCTAAGCAGATCGCCGCTGGCCTCGCCACCGCTGCTGTCACTCACCTCTTCGAGACCAAGGGTCTCAACTTCATTGACAGGGAGAAGGCTGAGTACCGTGCCAAGAAGGACGCTGAGGAGGCCATTGACCGTCACTATCAGGGTTGA
- a CDS encoding cell surface spherulin 4-like protein, with protein sequence MAELAGVNFKYHFRSKFLPGSRLDLESVAFPTDERHVRHGREMQALQAWDPIKRIKMRLSDRQKKKAEQNETSPTTMQTPPPSGIIVPLYIYPLSPTTWDPLYDSISAYPDLHFLVIVNPNSGPGASPLPDANYVREVARLNRYANVVTVGYIAINYCKKPLQEALEEVQTYATWADDYVKTGLGVGGIFLDETPNLSSPEAVEYLAILQDRIKSTPGLLGNRLVIQNPGTPPDAPLANIGPDLILTCEEPYSRYRSNEVQQRLRQLHYDRARCGFMIHSVPRDDLRPLVHDLRHRAAYLFVTELFGEFYERFGPSSWTTMVEASQSEA encoded by the exons ATGGCTGAGTTGGCTGGCGTCAACTTTAAATACCACTTTCGCTCCAAGTTCCTACCAGGATCCCGCCTTGATTTGGAATCAGTGGCTTTTCCCACGGACGAGAGACACG TACGACACGGTCGCGAAATGCAGGCGTTGCAGGCGTGGGATCCTATAAAAAGGATCAAAATGCGACTGAGCGACcgacagaaaaagaaagcagagcAAAACGAAACCTCGCCAACGACGATGCAGACGCCACCTCCATCAGGCATTATTGTGCCTCTGTACATTTATCCACTGTCGCCAACAACCTGGGATCCACTCTATGACTC CATCTCCGCTTATCCCGACCTGCATTTTCTGGTCATTGTCAATCCCAACAGTGGACCGGGTGCCTCCCCATTGCCAGACGCCAACTACGTTCGCGAAGTGGCTAGATTGAATCGTTATGCGAACGTGGTCACCGTAGGTTACATCGCCATTAACTACTGCAAGAAGCCCCTCCAGGAAGCCTTGGAAGAGGTTCAGACATATGCCACCTGGGCTGATGATTACGTGAAAACTGGTCTGGGCGTGGGAGGCATCTTCCTCGACGAGACTCCGaacctctcctcccccgaAGCTGTCGAGTACCTGGCCATCCTACAAGATCGTATTAAAAGCACGCCGGGGCTTTTAGGTAACCGATTG GTCATCCAGAACCCAGGAACACCGCCAGATGCGCCCCTGGCTAATATAGGACCCGATCTGATCCTGACTTGCGAGGAACCTTATTCTCGTTATCGGTCGAATGAAGTCCAGCAACGCCTCCGCCAACTCCATTACGATCGGGCCAGATGTGGATTTATGATACATTCGGTACCACGGGATGACTTGCGCCCATTGGTGCACGACCTACGTCATCGGGCGGCATACCTATTTGTTACTGAGTTGTTTGGTGAGTTCTACGAGCGCTTTGGGCCGAGTAGCTGGACTACCATGGTGGAGGCTTCACAGTCGGAGGCTTGA
- a CDS encoding uncharacterized protein (expressed protein), translated as MLFPSFCRPSVLFFFGLSSCSVHIEPSGSLRVFLSEHLRERTIKKHRRFFTLEKITTLFPSILLSVNLYYRVQSTIHYLSKGIL; from the coding sequence ATGCTTTTCCCATCGTTTTGCCGACCGAGTGtattgtttttttttggattATCATCATGTTCAGTGCACATAGAACCGAGCGGATCACTCCGGGTGTTCTTAAGCGAACATCTCCGAGAACGGACCATCAAGAAACATAGACGATTCTTTACACTAGAGAAAATCACTACACTATTCCCTAGTATCCTCCTGTCAGTCAATCTCTACTATAGAGTACAGTCCACAATACACTATTTAAGTAAAGGTATTCTGTAG
- a CDS encoding glycosyl transferase yields MGADYLGLDAVGWHSMGKTWWDQVLAACLLATIVFGGLYILFLVGRKIRESWRKRDQLSEVPAAISRYLDRLSKEAQPLSVERHAGKDLQSFGVFLGSLSNPPTPDQTQLLQQWDITVLDPTQEGVLSSLSTQRTASYTLGRLDVRGLANSERASDNDEVIQALEVVSQTLRTHFKQSQDAQSPFNGVLLADFLAHFQPVVLNALVKYINQLGIDVWLELSPPAYMTEQQCRDIDMLPIRGFIYRNATISPDGSSRNYFQMTEMRTAMRAIASQKSMGGTTIAMWETIDNGVELSHDVIHRTFKWCNYRSARCWIAPRAALCDATVATARTITEEPLGALMWMKGNEVTEAHNVWRSNSKVCQTPCGHDSLYESLQSFIPDLPAKLSLSPPAKEASIDSQETILDELSWPSRPELTQENPFSVSPAGADYTGLGCFQLGLDCTSREINDLVDAQRHVKDLNLLERIKLEELHGIAGQLRALQKVTNTTASAAFNAARELLGILSSCNGSETDAVKVYVGLHSGFRTRLETQVWGMYDTDTTSGTLNLNIYLSAKTEDRTSTLLHTFMSSRGYSRVECLMAEVALATQTGSLSKTWGLPPRIMHDIEQLTPTEAILFLRRLTASESLEPSALSQKVRAFCEYQLIEAPSFAQLRALSSTAYLGGEISAEDLVSSRLAWYREQGCWCPEPTVAVALFKEVDARLPAILINGELQLLTQLATVAHTVLQTDQIDAAADLFALSVFCAFRKLALNEVYLEVLDRNPLPNNDMLQASCFAEMYAVGARCDMYFDMAPILLGKIIASRYREYYDVHQPPRRDDMFTELPTAYASMDIDLDPKGEQERPSVFYQFTFLGIFAVPALIDIIMLTTVGRGLYLTTFMSNIDKSLATLALMIALILCGGFGGWISSGGNYYLNAMAFPAMSMFVLTRFVAGLAVAFVGGIFAMIGIGVISGFEHGVVFFLYFLMLSTFLMTLSALSVYQIPGFQFQSGRTVIMMCIPILFISPIITIWVHHDTWVYIPFLWLFLICLLIGARMVISQWNTWYLNIPRITDSDVVNWYLKTSPRDSLPADVEDIGTTPIPRQALQASVEKERNRHFWTRSTADPLVRKLADGYSATMFLLVWYCRYSRTKLPRPYSPTWNLQLNASVDTMSDMQRGVKLHNAFLHWRHTGGDVWCGILYFILALVDKWTALLTGQSVVGLSNVSSMKYRLATGFGLAYYLMGAVILDAVSQPLWTLANKTTSRAIASLDSLQEAKLDNIRSRRALYWKSLAKFFFLHIWGAAVSLALMWAFEATSDATIMYLAYVGSYSGLLWYQYNKVFTGLLAVIPLALGTVIGFILGILLHIYVPAFAYSSVVSLASGTWTAALVSLYMTDIWMPLWKKETNAEPTSKNEPPFYTCSALDPSPDLSQTRLSQMFESISALPADVRYKLQPSQHPGVEVMQILQSQCSSKKSGRIEAAFRLAGGLVSLAADLWQQGETTIELVSAGHLLQDEQKIRTISRSTASGLHIFVVIGPDLVGNEWVSDIRRNCRMIAEAVVQATAECKSGISHNQSLLTELLVADDRDDEQAPVPEGVKRQLETCTGERRRAICYWQKTLLRHLLLGLECDLDWDKLPKEVRSFLLKRCCGQSCRLSSTQMDWIRSRFSTDESLGIEEFISRCNLGAELAISVTSFAETLPPNQDLQHAFPDSWSMGAQLPASPNLSDLGFRGTVQLALSRLHEKLKTCIKFTVISLVADPEYQRELNYIIRGQPLIFAWPATLILNTVWTICKTLQRFILPLVLLHGREKVSTLYKNMKGRKTVIENNRVMTESLKGPSTGFFETMPDGTLRLYQYSGRHEERPKDNKHLTAINTYKDTLNLQKREEYSNGSLTNEFIYDYTSVNDGRNAKLPSRRQCISGALSGQVVQYDKRGHIMSGSTMRNGDPVSFQFSYRKHAKFDDELLRAEFVSGHNKIQVAWCMPPRARPDKLNKWIPYPRVTEATFTKESDVYNAKWTYDHKFHPIISTTLNGEPSPTPPMIQDDWYNVLQKPKNCSFLDDNPLFSFSSVKAGFVSRMFGFNVKRYPIPTSLAREHLWKSWKSGKEFDAATTRWMDELLLRSDRVLNPYWRNRDFGRLDAAGKYLDALGDTVLARVDMDPEVSSWTWLAFKMSDLYSFGQGGDARINTRTLSTQLQDSDSQLHILALDTATWPNEPGGVSACRRDLVNNLKSTRWHILAEAANDFGVPRFQIERNVQSLAVVPQWGLDFLNPTHGVFQSSLDSEVAERSFDTRKSDIEQNFIPILTSLVRCARTTHHTRQHIEEATKALIDLNTYFESSRNWNDVWMSDVVKDAWRNLWLADDIDGIMPISQWRTAEHPTLVQLDTALDMWHRYLFVFSVPVPEKIPDIFQASHHFTGATYGVVCKIKRKCALHVWDHSISLREMVTFLSGAISFDSSFVNTTLIHLGRLSCILAEHHADVVLPCAAFFNPGWEAELGTCEGALQHRRAFMRKIDPVVNGITDMEKYKPIETIKTETPTVVMLSHIRYVKDIKTAVMATDVIVNRWGFKDYRLHIYGDMEKTPGYSSECQEIIASKGLRDHVVLKGLGNPSVVLQDAWLFMNSSISEGLPLAMGEAALTGVPVVCTDVGASFCVVTDSKTGKRFSEVVAPNDALSLAQAQIRILALVDEWAPFAEDEEGYQPPKLSLRPSPEEVEQITKRMYAKTEQRRRLGMRGRDNVLNNFSEHRYLREHEQMLWIGKYQSRSFIARERMASSNSSLGFTKERVHLSQPSRTWWGRLRRGQGQLSSAGSSSESV; encoded by the exons ATGGGCGCAGACTACTTGGGTCTGGATGCGGTAGGATGGCATTCCATGGGGAAGACCTGGTGGGATCAA GTCCTCGCCGCTTGTTTGTTGGCTACCATTGTCTTCGGGGGCCTATAtattctcttccttgtcgGAAGGAAAATCCGCGAGAGTTGGCGT AAAAGGGATCAGCTCTCGGAGGTGCCCGCAGCTATTTCGCGGTATCTCGATCGCCTATCAAAGGAGGCGCAGCCACTCTCTGTAGAGAGACATGCAGGAAAAGACCTTCAATCGTTCGGTGTCTTCCTCGGTAGTCTATCCAATCCACCAACTCCTGATCAGACGCAGTTACTACAACAGTGGGATATCACTGTTCTCGACCCTACGCAAGAGGGTGTTCTGAGTTCTCTATCCACCCAGCGTACAGCTTCCTATACCTTAGGACGACTAGATGTGCGGGGGCTTGCGAACTCAGAACGCGCCTCGGATAACGACGAAGTGATTCAGGCTTTAGAGGTCGTTTCCCAGACATTGCGAACACATTTCAAGCAGTCACAGGATGCGCAGTCGCCATTCAACGGAGTTCTTCTCGCTGACTTTCTCGCGCACTTCCAACCCGTTGTACTGAACGCATTggtaaagtatataaatcaGCTCGGTATCGATGTCTGGCTCGAGCTTTCGCCGCCTGCTTATATGACTGAGCAACAATGCCGCGACATTGATATGCTGCCGATAAGGGGCTTCATATATCGTAACGCCACTATCTCGCCTGATGGCAGCAGCCGCAATTACTTCCAAATGACTGAAATGCGAACAGCTATGCGCGCTATCGCATCTCAAAAGTCTATGGGCGGTACGACTATCGCGATGTGGGAGACTATCGACAATGGAGTGGAGTTATCGCACGATGTTATTCACCGGACATTCAAATGGTGCAATTACAGGAGCGCAAGGTGTTGGATTGCGCCCCGTGCCGCATTGTGCGACGCAACTGTTGCGACTGCAAGGACTATAACTGAGGAGCCGTTGGGAGCACTGATGTGGATGAAGGGCAACGAGGTTACTGAAGCGCACAATGTGTGGAGGTCCAATTCAAAG GTCTGCCAAACCCCCTGCGGTCATGACTCTCTGTACGAGTCTTTGCAATCCTTCATACCCGATCTGCCGGCGAAGCTATCGTTGTCACCTCCGGCTAAGGAAGCTTCAATCGATAGTCAAGAGACCATACTCGACGAGCTCTCTTGGCCATCGCGGCCGGAACTGACTCAAGAGAACCCTTTCTCCGTTTCTCCTGCTGGTGCTGACTATACGGGACTGGGATGCTTCCAACTCGGACTCGACTGCACATCCCGAGAAATTAACGATTTAGTTGATGCGCAGCGACATGTCAAAGATCTTAATCTCCTTGAACGTATCAAACTAGAAGAACTTCACGGTATCGCTGGACAATTGCGTGCTCTCCAAAAAGTCACGAACACCACAGCCTCCGCGGCGTTCAACGCTGCGAGAGAATTGCTTGGTATCCTCAGCTCTTGCAATGGTAGTGAAACCGATGCCGTCAAGGTCTATGTGGGATTGCATTCGGGATTTCGCACACGCTTGGAAACCCAGGTCTGGGGTATGTATGATACCGATACCACTTCGGGTACTCTCAACCTCAACATCTATCTCTCGGCGAAGACCGAGGACCGTACTAGCACCCTCCTCCACACTTTCATGTCCAGTAGGGGATATTCTAGGGTTGAATGTCTTATGGCTGAGGTCGCCCTAGCGACTCAGACAGGGAGTCTGTCAAAGACCTGGGGATTGCCCCCGCGCATCATGCACGACATCGAACAACTTACTCCCACCGAGGCAATCTTGTTTTTGCGCCGCCTCACAGCCTCTGAAAGTTTGGAGCCTTCGGCCTTGTCTCAGAAAGTCCGCGCATTCTGCGAATATCAGCTCATTGAGGCTCCGTCTTTTGCTCAGCTCAGAGCTTTGAGCTCTACTGCGTACCTGGGCGGCGAGATCTCCGCCGAGGACCTTGTTAGTTCACGGCTTGCATGGTATCGGGAACAAGGATGCTGGTGCCCTGAACCTACCGTTGCTGTAGCTCTTTTCAAGGAGGTCGATGCCCGGCTACCGGCCATCCTTATTAATGGGGAACTTCAGCTTCTGACCCAGCTCGCTACCGTCGCTCATACTGTCTTGCAAACGGATCAAATCGATGCTGCTGCCGATTTGTTTGCTCTGTCTGTCTTCTGTGCATTCCGCAAGCTCGCCCTCAATGAAGTTTATCTGGAAGTCCTCGACCGGAATCCCTTGCCCAACAATGATATGCTTCAGGCCTCTTGTTTCGCAGAGATGTACGCCGTGGGTGCGCGCTGTGACATGTACTTCGACATGGCCCCAATACTTCTCGGGAAGATCATCGCCTCCCGGTACCGCGAGTACTACGACGTCCACCAACCACCTCGCCGAGACGACATGTTCACAGAGCTCCCCACCGCGTATGCATCCATGGACATCGACTTGGATCCAAAGGGCGAGCAAGAAAGACCATCAGTATTCTATCAATTCACATTCCTGGGCATCTTCGCCGTTCCAGCCCTTATCGATATCATCATGCTAACGACTGTTGGCCGAGGTCTTTACCTTACCACGTTCATGAGTAACATCGACAAGTCGTTGGCGACACTCGCATTGATGATAGCTCTTATTCTCTGTGGTGGATTCGGTGGTTGGATCAGTTCTGGAGGAAACTACTACCTCAACGCCATGGCTTTTCCCGCCATGAGTATGTTCGTGCTTACCCGATTCGTCGCCGGACTCGCGGTTGCCTTCGTTGGTGGCATCTTTGCAATGATCGGTATCGGTGTCATCAGTGGATTTGAACACGGggttgtcttctttctctacTTCCTCATGCTGTCGACCTTCCTCATGACGCTCTCTGCACTCTCAGTATACCAGATCCCGGGGTTCCAGTTCCAGTCG GGAAGAACTGTTATCATGATGTGTATTCCAATCCTGTTCATCTCGCCGATTATCACGATCTGGGTCCACCACGACACATGGGTTTACATTCCTTTCCTATGGCTATTCTTGATATGTCTCTTGATCGGGGCTCGTATGGTTATCTCGCAGTGGAATACATGGTATCTGAACATACCTCGCATCACGGACAGTGATGTCGTCAATTGGTATCTCAAGACAAGCCCACGCGACAGTCTACCAGCGGATGTGGAAGATATCGGTACTACCCCAATCCCACGACAAGCACTCCAGGCAAGTGTCGAGAAGGAACGGAACCGGCACTTCTGGACCAGATCCACGGCAGACCCATTAGTCCGGAAGTTGGCCGATGGATATTCCGCGACGATGTTTCTTCTTGTATGGTACTGCAGGTATTCGAGAACCAAGCTGCCACGGCCTTACAGCCCGACTTGGAACCTTCAATTGAATGCGTCTGTCGACACCATGAGCGATATGCAGAGAGGTGTTAAGCTTCACAACGCCTTTCTCCACTGGCGTCACACCGGCGGTGACGTGTGGTGCGGCATCCTGTACTTCATCCTCGCTCTAGTCGACAAGTGGACCGCACTGTTGACAGGGCAGTCGGTTGTGGGTCTGTCCAACGTGTCTAGCATGAAATATCGGCTTGCGACTGGGTTTGGATTGGCTTACTATCTTATGGGTGCAGTCATTCTTGATGCTGTATCGCAGCCACTATGGACATTGGCCAATAAAACCACCTCTCGTGCCATTGCCTCTCTGGACTCCCTCCAAGAGGCCAAGCTAGACAATATCCGGTCACGACGAGCGCTTTACTGGAAGTCGCTTGCaaagttcttcttcctccataTCTGGGGTGCTGCTGTCTCGTTGGCCCTCATGTGGGCTTTCGAAGCTACTAGCGACGCTACTATCATGTACTTGGCTTATGTTGGATCATATTCCGGTCTGCTCTGGTATCAGTACAACAAGGTATTCACAGGGCTTCTTGCCGTAATACCCCTTGCCTTGGGCACAGTGATTGGCTTCATTTTGGGTATTCTCCTTCATATCTATGTGCCAGCTTTCGCATACAGCAGTGTCGTCAGTTTGGCTTCGGGAACCTGGACCGCTGCTTTGGTCTCGTTATACATGACCGACATCTGGATGCCGTTATGGAAGAAGGAAACGAACGCGGAGCCTACTTCCAAAAACGAACCGCCGTTCTATACCTGCAGCGCCCTCGATCCTTCTCCCGATCTTTCTCAGACGAGGCTAAGCCAAATGTTTGAAAGTATCTCCGCCTTGCCAGCCGATGTGCGATACAAACTTCAGCCATCGCAACATCCAGGTGTCGAAGTGATGCAAATCCTACAATCCCAGTGCAGCTCTAAGAAATCGGGACGGATAGAGGCAGCGTTTCGGCTAGCAGGAGGGCTTGTAAGTCTAGCAGCAGATCTCTGGCAACAGGGCGAAACGACTATCGAATTAGTTTCCGCTGGCCACCTACTTCAAGATGAACAGAAGATCAGGACGATCAGCCGCAGCACCGCCAGCGGGTTACACATCTTTGTTGTCATCGGCCCTGACCTCGTCGGGAATGAATGGGTGTCAGATATTCGCCGAAACTGCAGAATGATCGCCGAGGCTGTGGTCCAGGCTACTGCTGAATGCAAATCGGGTATATCGCATAACCAGTCGCTGCTAACAGAGCTACTAGTTGCCGACGACAGAGATGATGAACAAGCTCCCGTACCAGAAGGTGTCAAACGCCAGCTTGAAACTTGCACCGGGGAGCGTAGGCGAGCCATCTGCTATTGGCAAAAGACTTTACTCCGCCACCTTCTGCTCGGTTTGGAGTGCGACCTTGATTGGGATAAACTACCAAAGGAGGTCCGGTCCTTCCTCCTGAAAAGATGCTGTGGGCAGTCCTGTCGCCTTTCTTCCACGCAAATGGACTGGATCCGGTCAAGATTCTCCACAGACGAGTCTCTGGGTATCGAAGAATTCATTTCGCGATGCAACCTTGGAGCAGAATTGGCAATTTCCGTGACTTCTTTTGCAGAAACACTGCCACCCAACCAAGATCTCCAACATGCTTTCCCAGACTCGTGGTCCATGGGTGCTCAGCTACCAGCAAGCCCGAACTTGTCAGACCTAGGATTTCGTGGAACAGTCCAGCTTGCACTGTCTCGGCTCCATGAGAAACTAAAAACATGCATCAAGTTCACCGTGATCTCTCTCGTTGCGGATCCGGAATATCAGAGGGAGCTGAACTACATCATCCGTGGACAACCTTTGATTTTTGCCTGGCCGGCGACCCTGATTCTCAATACAGTCTGGACAATCTGTAAAACTCTTCAGCGGTTTATTCTTCCCTTGGTTTTG CTACATGGCCGCGAGAAGGTCTCCACACTTTATAAGAATATGAAGGGCAGAAAGACTGTTATTGAGAACAACCGCGTCATGACTGAAAGCCTGAAGGGTCCTTCGACAGGTTTCTTCGAGACTATGCCGGACGGCACCTTGCGACTCTACCAATACTCCGGGCGACACGAGGAGAGACCAAAAGACAATAAGCATTTGACGGCCATTAACACTTACAAGGACACCCTCAATCTCCAGAAGAGGGAGGAATATAGTAATGGGTCACTTACCAATGAGTTTATCTACGATTATACGTCGGTCAATGATGGTCGAAACGCAAAACTTCCATCGAGACGTCAATGTATCAGCGGCGCACTCAGCGGGCAAGTCGTTCAGTACGATAAAAGAGGCCACATTATGTCCGGGTCGACCATGCGAAACGGTGATCCAGTGTCATTTCAATTTTCGTACCGGAAGCATGCCAAGTTTGATGATGAACTACTACGAGCCGAGTTCGTTTCCGGGCATAACAAGATCCAAGTTGCCTGGTGCATGCCGCCTCGTGCTCGTCCGGATAAGTTGAACAAATGGATCCCTTATCCTCGTGTCACGGAGGCCACGTTCACGAAAGAATCAGACGTTTACAATGCGAAATGGACATACGATCACAAGTTTCATCCCATAATTTCCACCACTCTCAACGGCGAGCCCTCGCCAACACCGCCCATGATACAAGATGACTGGTACAATGTTTTgcagaagccgaagaacTGTAGCTTCCTGGATGATAACCcgctcttctctttctcttccgtAAAGGCCGGGTTCGTATCGCGCATGTTTGGGTTTAATGTCAAGCGGTATCCCATTCCCACATCGCTCGCCAGAGAGCATCTGTGGAAATCTTGGAAAAGCGGAAAGGAATTCGACGCAGCTACCACGAGATGGATGGACGAACTTCTCTTGAGGTCGGATCGAGTGCTTAACCCGTACTGGAGAAACAGAGATTTCGGCAGACTCGATGCTGCTGGAAAATACCTCGATGCCTTAGGAGACACAGTGCTTGCGAGGGTTGACATGGACCCAGAAGTCAGCTCCTGGACATGGCTCGCGTTTAAGATGAGCGATTTGTATAGTTTCGGACAGGGTGGTGATGCGCGTATCAACACGAGAACACTCTCGACGCAACTACAGGATAGCGACAGCCAACTCCATATTCTCGCGCTGGATACAGCGACTTGGCCTAACGAACCTGGCGGTGTCTCAGCATGCCGACGGGATTTGGTCAACAACCTCAAAAGTACTAGATGGCATATCCTTGCTGAAGCCGCTAACGATTTCGGTGTCCCCCGGTTTCAGATAGAGAGAAATGTGCAATCACTTGCAGTCGTGCCTCAGTGGGGTCTGGACTTCCTCAACCCTACACACGGGGTTTTCCAGAGCTCGCTCGATTCAGAGGTTGCGGAACGGTCATTCGACACGCGGAAAAGTGACATTGAACAGAATTTCATACCCATTCTCACCAGTCTAGTCCGCTGCGCTCGCACCACTCATCACACCCGCCAGCATATTGAAGAAGCTACGAAGGCGTTGATTGATCTGAACACCTACTTCGAGTCTTCCCGGAACTGGAACGATGTCTGGATGAGTGATGTGGTGAAGGATGCCTGGAGAAACCTATGGTTAGCCGACGATATTGATGGCATCATGCCCATATCACAATGGAGAACTGCGGAACATCCGACGTTGGTCCAACTCGACACCGCGTTGGATATGTGGCATCGCT ATCTGTTTGTCTTCTCTGTTCCCGTCCCCGAAAAGATTCCCGATATATTCCAGGCATCACATCATTTCACAGGCGCCACGTATGGTGTCGTCTGTAAAATCAAGCGGAAGTGCGCACTGCATGTATGGGATCATTCCATCAGCTTGAGAGAAATGGTCACGTTCTTGTCTGGCGCTATCTCTTTCGACTCCTCCTTCGTCAACACCACTCTCATCCACCTGGGTCGTCTGTCCTGCATCCTGGCTGAACATCACGCGGACGTGGTCTTGCCGTGCGCCGCGTTCTTCAATCCCGGCTGGGAGGCGGAGTTGGGAACTTGTGAAGGTGCCCTGCAGCATCGTCGGGCATTCATGCGAAAGATCGATCCGGTGGTCAACGGAATCACTGATATGGAGAAGTACAAACCCATCGAGACTATCAAGACCGAAACCCCTACTGTGGTTATGCTGTCCCATATCCG ATATGTGAAGGATATCAAAACAGCCGTCATGGCCACCGATGTGATAGTCAACCGATGGGGCTTCAAGGACTATCGCCTCCACATTTACGGAGACATGGAAAAGACCCCTGGATACTCATCCGAATGTCAAGAAATTATCGCGTCCAAGGGGCTTCGTGATCACGTTGTGCTTAAGGGTCTGGGTAACCCATCTGTGGTGCTCCAGGATGCT TGGCTTTTCATGAATTCTTCCATTTCCGAAGGTCTGCCATTGGCTATGGGAGAGGCTGCATTGACAGGAGTTCCCGTTGTCTGTACCGACGTTGGCGCGTCGTTCTGCGTGGTCACAGACAGCAAAACTGGAAAACGGTTCAGCGAGGTCGTCGCGCCCAATGACGCCCTGTCTCTTGCTCAAGCGCAAATCCGAATTCTTGCCTTGGTCGATGAGTGGGCCCCGTTcgccgaggacgaggagggcTATCAGCCGCCGAAGTTGTCACTGCGCCCCAGTCCCGAAGAGGTGGAGCAGATCACGAAGCGGATGTACGCTAAAACTGAACAACGACGTCGACTCGGTATGCGCGGGCGTGATAACGTGCTCAACAATTTCTCAGAGCACCGGTATCTCCGGGAACACGAACAGATGCTCTGGATTGGCAAGTACCAAAGCCGCAGCTTCATTGCTCGGGAGCGGATGGCCTCTTCGAACAGCTCCTTGGGCTTCACCAAGGAGAGGGTGCATTTATCGCAGCCGTCTCGGACGTGGTGGGGAAGGTTACGACGTGGACAGGGCCAACTCAGCTCTGCTGGGTCGAGCTCGGAGTCCGTTTGA